TTTCCCAAAATGGCAGTTGAGATTGGGATTGGATTCTAAAAAGAGCGAAAAACCTCGCTATCAGAGCGTGAGAAACCGAGGCAGAGCTATGTCGCACAGAGAGCTACTATTTGTCGTGCGGAATGTGGGTTGTGACGCTGAATCGCCAAGATTTTATTCGATTGCACCGGGCAAACTCCGAGCATTGCGGTATTATTGTCTGTACTAACGATACCGATCGCCTGCGTATGGCAACTCGAATCGACGAAGCGATCGCAGCAGCATCTCTACAAGGTAAATTGATTCGGGTCGTGCGTCCTGCCAATTGAACGCGATCGCAAATCCCGATCTCTCGCCCAATGCACGCTTTAGGGATTTTGTCAACATCTATAAAACATCCCCGCAAATCAAGCTAAAGCCTTGATGTAGCGCTT
The genomic region above belongs to Oscillatoria sp. FACHB-1406 and contains:
- a CDS encoding DUF5615 family PIN-like protein, producing the protein MWVVTLNRQDFIRLHRANSEHCGIIVCTNDTDRLRMATRIDEAIAAASLQGKLIRVVRPAN